In the Pseudoliparis swirei isolate HS2019 ecotype Mariana Trench chromosome 21, NWPU_hadal_v1, whole genome shotgun sequence genome, one interval contains:
- the si:dkey-6n21.12 gene encoding schwannomin-interacting protein 1, whose product MEGEKERQRQQREEKESNEAEDEEDEEEEEEEDEEEEEDSEGAALVWQEGYGEDNLGLPIMHWEALSLRIAELEKQEEENKEKRAKSGVSLERGRAPVSWSEERGRRTESWGDGDDACNSHVLALTSRLQTQMNLQLCFINNSESEEEEERESSSTRVQKDPQPPAKPEKLKSRGFRNTLRNLRDRLRADHRTLAASHSEPVVQRHVERSDLQNFSMKDLTALRTSLSRNTQELSSDLVGRLQVRDQLRTEQDAMLLEVQDLTSL is encoded by the exons atggagggagagaaggagaggcagaggcagcagcgagaggagaaggagagcaaCGAggcagaggacgaggaggatgaggaggaagaagaagaagaggatgaagaagaagaagaagattcgGAGGGAGCGGCCCTGGTCTGGCAGGAGGGCTATGGCGAGGACAACCTGGgacttcccatcatgcactgggagGCACTGAGCCTGCGCATCGCCGAGCtcgagaagcaggaggaggagaacaaggagAAGAGGGCAAAG AGTGGCGTTTCCCTGGAGCGAGGCAGAGCTCCGGTCAGCtggtcagaggagagagggaggaggacggagagctGGGGGGACGGAGACGACGCCTGCAACAGCCACGTGCTGGCACTCACCtcccg CCTGCAGACCCAGATGAACCTCCAGCTGTGCTTCATCAACAACAGtgaaagtgaggaagaggaggagagggagagcagcagcacacgg GTCCAGAAGGATCCGCAGCCGCCCGCCAAGCCGGAGAAGCTCAAGTCCAGAGGCTTCCGGAACACTCTGAGGAACCTGAGGGACCGGCTGAGGGCCGACCACAGGACCCTG gctgcaTCTCACAGTGAGCCTGTGGTCCAGAGACATGTGGAGAGAAGTGACTTACAGAACTTCAGCATGAAGGACCTGACGGCTCTGAGAACGTCACTGAGCCGGAACACACAAG agCTGAGCTCCGACCTGGTTGGCCGCCTGCAGGTGCGAGACCAGCTGCGGACGGAGCAGGACGCCATGCTGCTGGAGGTCCAGGACCTGACGTCGCTGTGA
- the si:dkey-6n21.13 gene encoding P2Y purinoceptor 3, whose amino-acid sequence MSSRRGVPPNISVLHDLLSSSSPSAATPSPSCSIDESYKYIFLPICYSFTFLFSISLNSVILYRSFRQTRRWNSSLIYMVNLASTDFMYGLSLPFLVASYVMRDRWVFGDFMCRLVRFLFYFNLYCSIFFLTCISVHRYLGICHPMKVITLETKKAVKSTCVVVWIVVFALTCPIFRFAQTGHMTRLGGLGGNASGIDHLRHEVSSINGNASYGNMVGVIEVYQNCWDDAIDKEFPDYVPYGIILHLLGFFLPFSIIAWCYSHVVLTIFRTLHSQPSSRRGQREGGREGLARSERSSPAIVARGSNGLSRTLRRDKGMSIFLGAHSPYANRRRKSIKTIITITLLFALCFFPFHVTRTIFLLLKVTKGVPCHTMTMVSMCYKITRPLASFNAWLNALLYFLTKDKGGAHCCQAVNTSTQPHAGLLLPLRMVGKGEDAEEGGLEDRMDIKENRAFHSPSYTKRAKVKYIVE is encoded by the coding sequence ATGTCGTCCAGACGTGGAGTTCCTCCCAACATCAGCGTACTCCACGACTtgctcagctcctcctctccctccgccgcCACTCCATCTCCGTCCTGCAGCATAGACGAGTCCTACAAGTACATTTTCCTGCCCATCTGCTACTCGTTCACGTTCCTCTTCAGCATCTCCCTGAACTCGGTCATCCTCTACCGCTCCTTTCGCCAAACCAGGCGCTGGAACTCCTCGCTGATCTACATGGTGAACCTGGCCTCGACGGACTTCATGTACGGCCTGTCTCTGCCGTTCCTGGTGGCGAGCTACGTCATGCGTGACCGCTGGGTCTTCGGGGACTTCATGTGCCGCCTTGTCCGTTTCCTCTTCTACTTTAACCTCTACTGTTCCATCTTCTTCCTCACGTGCATCTCCGTCCACAGGTACCTCGGGATCTGCCACCCGATGAAAGTTATCACCCTAGAGACTAAGAAGGCTGTCAAGAGCACTTGCGTCGTGGTTTGGATCGTAGTGTTTGCTTTGACCTGCCCCATCTTCCGGTTTGCTCAgactggtcacatgacgagaTTGGGAGGGCTTGGCGGCAACGCAAGCGGTATCGACCACCTGAGACATGAGGTGTCGTCGATAAATGGTAACGCCAGCTACGGTAACATGGTAGGGGTCATTGAAGTGTACCAGAACTGTTGGGACGATGCGATAGACAAAGAGTTCCCTGATTACGTACCCTACGGCATCATACTCCATTTGCTGGGATTTTTTCTGCCTTTTTCTATCATTGCTTGGTGTTACTCTCACGTTGTTCTGACCATATTTAGGACTTTGCATTCTCAGCCCTCATCCCGCAGAGGTCAGCGAGAGGGGGGGCGCGAAGGACTAGCAAGGAGCGAGAGAAGTAGCCCTGCAATAGTTGCGAGAGGAAGCAATGGACTGTCGAGGACATTGAGAAGAGATAAAGGGATGTCCATCTTCCTTGGTGCCCACTCACCGTACGCCAACCGCAGACGTAAATCTATCaagaccatcatcaccatcacccttCTCTTTGCCCTGTGCTTCTTCCCCTTCCATGTTACCAGAACCATCTTCCTCCTGCTCAAAGTGACCAAGGGCGTCCCCTGCCACACGATGACCATGGTCTCCATGTGCTATAAGATCACGAGGCCGTTGGCGTCATTCAACGCGTGGCTCAACGCCCTCCTTTACTTCCTGACTAAAGACAAGGGGGGAGCCCACTGCTGCCAGGCGGTGAACACCTCCACCCAACCACACGCTGGGCTTCTATTGCCTCTGAGAATGGTGGGAAAAGGAGAGGACGCAGAGGAGGGAGGGCTGGAGGACAGAATGGACATTAAGGAGAATAGAGCGTTTCACAGTCCGTCATACACGAAGAGAGCTAAAGTCAAATATATAGTTGAATGA